CGGAAGAGCTCTGAGGAGATGGCAACGATGCACCCAGAGCCTTCTGCTGGGGCGGGCGCCCACAGGGTGGCAGATTTCAGGGTTAACACCCCACTGAGATGCCTGTTTACCCAGTTCCGgtaaattggcgtcacattagccaTCACTGATGGTGTCTAAAAATCgcatctctgcatcccatccagaGGGGACATGTTCCCAgacaatatggggatagttgaaaacccccattattattgggttttctgcttttgtagcctctctaatctctgaATTTCACAGTCCCCAtcctggtcagtagtatattcctgctGCTAGATTCTTATTCTTCAAGTGTGGAATTTCTATTCTGAGAGATGCTAGGATACAGTTGCATTtgtttaagatttttactgtacTTTACTCTATTCTTTCCTGGACATGTAGTGCCATTCTCCCGCCAGCGTGACCTACTCTGCCGTTCTTTCAGTGCTGATGCTCCAGGGTCAAACCCTGCTATCGGATCAGCTGGGGTTTGGTTATTTGATCCCACCCAGATCCCACTGAAATCCCTCTTGGGATGTCGTCTGGGCCATCTCTACTGTACCCCACTTCTCATGGCAGCCCCAGTCACTCAGCGTTTGTGACTATAAGGCATCTTTAACGCAGATGGCCCCACTAAAGCCAGACAGATCTGAAAGCTTTGGCCAGTCTCCCAGCAGACAACACTTGCTTCCACCCATCACTAATATGCAGAGTACATAGCACTGACTGGTGAGTCGGCTGAACTCGGTATTTCAGACACCAGGGACCCAAAGCCCAGGCATTTCACAGAGGACTTACAGGTTGTTGAATTTGGTGCCATTGGCCCATTTCCAGagctgcccagggtccctccgGAGGCCAATGCAGTGGTCAAATCTGCCTTTATAGCACAGCAGGAAAGCCTAAAAACAGCAGAGGGAGAGGTGGGGTCAGAGCACAGGCTCTGTGCACCAGAGACTCACAGGGATACACTGACGGGCTCTGTTTTCAGGGAACAGCTGAGGATTTTCGCCTCCTTCTTGCCCAGCTCTGGGTAATTCAGTATTAACTTTCCCATCCCAAACCCAGCTCCCCCTCAGACCAATccgcccagggctggagcagctcttGGGTGCTGCTGGGTCTAAGCTGCCCCCACACCTCTCTATAGAAGGCCACATTCTGTGTCAAAGCCTCGCCTtacagaacagctgagctcccctccccatcacaggggaaggggaaggaaagagcCCAGCTGAGCTCAAtaagggatgctgggaagggccagggatgagagaaGAGCCACCAAATCCTCAGCCAGAAGGGGCCAGGGCTAAGAGGAGCCCCCCCATCCTCATCTGGCTACCCAAGAGCACTGGCTCTTCAAGTCAATCTGGGATCTCAGTACCCCTTTGGCCCCATGCCACCCAGAAGACACTCAAGCCAGCCTAGCCCGAGAGAGGGGCGGTCTCCTTTTGAGAGGGCTGACAGTGAGTGATCCCTGCAGTCAGACACGGACACTAGAGGTGCCCCGGGCCAGCCAGCCAGGCCTGGCATTCAGCAACTGGAAGCTCATTTACTCAGAGCTGCTCCTCGAACCCAggttctcctgcagcagctgctgagccAAGACCAGAACGTTGCAATTTTAGCATCTCACACCATTTCCTGCTCACTGTTGATCTCAGCCAGGGAGGCGCTGAGCGCAGAGCAGTGGGTCAGGCTGCAGGTCCAGTTCCTTTCGGCCTCAGAGAAATAGTAGCATCTCCCTCGGTATCCGATCCAGCCGTCTGGGCATGTGGGGCCAGCAGGgaggcccagatcagctgacagAAGCTGAGGTCTCCACACTGAGAATGAGACAGAGACACGTGGTGTGAGCAAGACCCGCCACCCGCCAACGAGGAGAACAGGGGGAGATCAGCCCCTGCGCCCCAGGCTTCTGAGACACCTCGAACCAGGGTGGGTACTGAAAGGCCGTGAGGGAGCCAGGAGGACGCTGGGAATCCAGCCCCAGAGGGGGGTTATCTGACTCTGCTCTCACTCTCTTGGGTTCACATTCAACAGGGATGCAGCTGACAAACTGCTCATGCCATGAAGCCCAGGACAGCGAGCTGGGCCCAAGCTCAGCGTTACAACACGGGGTGGGCagagagctgcagagggaggggacAGTTAccagggggccagcaggggggcaATAATTAATGGGTAGGAGATTAACTTCAACATGATTTGCCAGGTCTAGTATCCCAAGGAGTTCTGCTAGCCTggactgctgccccctccccctgctctgcgctttgcttccctggagagGCAGGTTGAGATGAAGACGGGAacaaactcccttcccttcaggaGACTGAACGCCCGCTGCCCGGCCTGTCCAGCACAGCCAGCCAGGTTCACGGTCACCATAAGCAGCTGCCATCTGCGCTCGCACACGCTGTCTGTGCAGGCGGGGACGTCAATAGCGCGATGAGACCCTGCCCTGCCGAGGTCACCAAGGGGTGGGTTTCACGCTGCCTTAAGGGAGGTGTCCGTACTGCGTTCCACGGCTCCTTTCAGTGACACGCCAGCACCTGCCCAGCACTGGGACGACCCGGGGATGCAGGAAGGCCAGGCTGGCACCTCAGGGAGACACGCTGCAGGCAGAGGGCCCAGCTCATTCCTGCCCTGCACCGTCAATCACCCCCACTCTGCATGGGTATCAGTGACCGTGCCTGGGGCCCGGCAACAGTGACTTGGACCCAGAGTGCTCAGAGATGGGCTGCGGGGAGCTAATGTCAGTCCCGacacagagagtgcccaggtgcaggggtctgggagggagcaggaggagggtctTGGAGGAACaccccccaggaatcctctgtcccaggggcagaagccagacAGGCCAGGAGGAGAGACTGAGTGTGGTGGCTCCAGGGGGAATGGGATGtgcagagagggggaagggaagggcgaGAACTCACCTGCCAGGAGAATTATAAGAACTAAGAACATAATTGCGAGGGCGACTGTGAGCACAATTGTACATGTCTTGTAGTTACATTTCCTGCAGTTAGGACGACGATCTGAAACAGAAAGACTTGTCAGGCAGGGCTGCAAGGACATGTCTCCCCGACAGCCCCAGGGCTAGAGCtaccttagaacagtggttctcacccACCAGttcatgtacccctgggggtaagcagaggtcttccacggggcacatcaactcattgAGAGATTTGCCTCGggttacaacaagctacataaaaagcactaagtcagtacaagctaaaatttcctacagacaATGACTCGTTTATACTGCTCGATAGACTATACACAGAAAGGTACAGCGTTTATAGTCCAATTGATCGATTTCATAATTAAATACGCAACAATCAGagagagtcagcaatttttcaggaaTAGTGGCTGTgacatgtttgtatttttatgtccgattttggaagcaagttgtttttaagtgagatgaaacttaggagagtgcaagacaaatcagcctcctgacaGGGGGACAGTcctctggaaaggctgagagccactggactCGAACATGCACCTTTCTGTTGATTGCTCCTTCCCTCAGATGCTGAacagcccctccttcccctcagcccagtgccctcccctgggcactcccagccaggctgccagGAGGCCTGGTGAGCTCAGGGGCACAGAGATAAGGACCCGCATGTCCTGGTGGCAGTTGCTCCAACtgcccccccaccatccccacccccattctgccccctgccAAGCGCTGGCTGGGCCCACACTGCCGAGTGCCCCTGTCCCCGCACACTGGGGTCTCACACTGGCCAGACACAGCAGAAGGAGGGAGAACGAACCAGGCAGAGATGGGCCAGGGCAGTCACAGGGGGTCTGAcacacccagcccaggagggCCCTGCACAGCCCCACGACCACCGCTGTGTGCGCCAGACAGCAGCTGTGAGCCGGGGATCGGTGCCCTGAGAGCCCCTGGGGGTGATCCAGTCCCTGCTACCCACAGACGGGGCATTGCTGGGCACTGGCTGCTGCCACTGAGAGCCTGGCCCCATGTGGGGAAGCCTCAGTGTCTCTCTCCAGCCTGTTCCCAGGCAGTGACACCCCATTACCTGGCTCTCCTCCAGTCTCCAGGTCTCCATTGCCCTCAACAGGCCACTCCTGCAGCGGCTCTTCGCTCCCAGCAGGTCCAGGTGCTGGCCCCATCATCTCTCTCAGTGACGCTTGGGCTGCACACGCTGCTGGAGGCGCTGGGCTGGGGTCGGCTGCTCTCTGTGACTGTGTCCGATTCAGCAGCAGCGAAGccgagctggggcgggggtcctggccctgcttccccccacaccctgctctgGACTCTCCAGCCGATCTGAAAGTCGAGACGGACCCAGCAGGACAGgccagtggggcgggggggggaggggcgcgatTTGTGGTTTCTCGTTCCCTGCCCAGCAGCCCAACCCCCAGCCAGAGGCTGTGCCATGATGTTTGAACGCCCTTAAACGCCATGGCCCCTCCATCCCCCAGGGCTTCAGAGACCTGATCTGCTGAGGACCCCACCCGCCAGGCACCACCCACGCGTGACAGGCACCCAGCTGGGGTTGACAGGAGGGAaaaaccctccctccccacacatacCTCCCGCAATCGAGAGCAAGTCGAGAATCCTAACAGGAGTGGGGAGTTggcgggcggggggagagaaccaGGATGGAATGAGTAAAATCAAGGCAATTAAATCACCAAGTCCAACGCctcaatttaaataatcaattttaatcaacTTATCAATTCACACTTCAGTAATTTTCTAAGGCCAAGTCCCCACTCAGTGGGTGACAGAACCATTAAAACTTCATGTCCAAAACTTCCCccacgggggggaggaggggcggggaaaTTGTGTGAGTGGccctttctttccccctttttcatTGGGAACgcagggaaggggaggatgcCCGTGGGAAGCCCGGCCTGGGGCCCCCAAGGTTGGGGGTACAGGGAGCAACAGTGCGCtgatgcccccccaccccactggctTGGGGCcatgggaggggaagggcccaggTAGCTCCATGCTGCACACAGGTGCCCCATCCCCAGCGAGCCGACCGAGGCGTGGGGAGAGCCACCAGACACCTAagagaggccctgcccccagaggagaaggaagggggacAAAAGAgagccccccccaccagcccagagaggagaagaagggaagggagaggaggcacctcccccccccgagcctggacagtgggaggggacggggggggcgcgccctgtcacagagtgtgggggagtccaggccctgcacccctcttcctgggattcactgagactctcagccagccagtaaaacagaaggtttattggacaacaggaacacagtccaaaacagagcttgggggtacccccaggacccctccgtcaagtccttctgggggagcagggagcttggaccccagccctggggttccctgtgttcctccacccagccccaaactgaactaaacccccccagccggctccctcctgcagcctctgtccacattcccgggcagaggtgttacctcccccttcccctcctggctcaggtgccaggctctcaggtctcccatccccagggcacattcccaggtcaacaatcccccctccctgctgcctcacatcCTCACAGGCCTCCCCCCGGAGCCCAGATGGGGGGGGGCGCGCCGCctccccaccccggagcccagaCAGGGGgaaacttccccagagtcctgcctggcttcatggggagcagttccagagcatcgcccagggactccgggacacccccccagcccggagagatggggggggggggttccagcccctgccccccctgtGTCCCGGCGCTCCCCCCACGAGCCCGGCACGCGTGGCACGTTTCTCACCGGCTCAGGAGCGACTGTCACCATCCGGAGCCTCCCCAGCCTCTGCGACCGCCCCCCCCGGGCTGCGCTTTAAACCTCGCGCTGactccgcccccgccccgcccagtcCTGCCATAAAACAGTTGAACATTTTGACCTGTGACTTCACTTGCTGACCCGCTTCCGCCCTCAGCAAAGGCTCGAGGGGGAGGGTCCTCCGGCGTGTCCGGAACCCAGCGCCCCGCCCGCTGGCTGGCTCGGACAGTCCAAAATGACGTGCCTGGTTCTCAGACTTGTCCCTGCTGCTGGGGATCAGCTCTCACAGCGGGGCGCCCCCCCGGCTTTCTCCGGGAGaagcccccccgacccccccagcTGTCTGCTGCCAGGTTCCCGGTCCCTTCCCTCCAAGCAGCTGGGACTGGCCGCTCCCGGAGGCAGAAGACCCCGGGCTGGCCGGACCGAGTCAGACGCGGGACGGTTGTGCCCGAGGGGAGAGCGATAGTAATCCTGAACTTCAGCGAGGAGGAGCCAAGATGGCAATAAACAGGGTCCCACGTCATCGGGGTTGTAGTTGGGTTTGTATCCTCTTTGGTCTATTTAACTGCACCCAGGCTGTTCTGGTTACCAGCGCTTGTCCCTCGCTCGTTTCCAGCGGGGAgcaaggggactggactaggaaCTGTGCTACAGAGAAAGGAGAGGGGAGTGTAATTGTTTGAATTAAGCGTCAAAGCCCAAGCAGATGGTGGAGAGACAGGTGGGCAAAGGACAGAGCCGAATAAATAAGGTGACAGAACAAATAAAAGTGTATTTTTACACctcaaaataaagaaatacattCGTCTTAAAAGCATCTGGTTCAAAACCCTGGGTTTTCTACAACACAATCCCTTGCTTTCCAGTGTCATAAATTATCAGAAGAATAGAAACGTCTGATATGTAGCAATACTGCACAGACGTACAAATCACAGTGCATTCAGATCCCTATGCCAGGTTTTAATGCCCCTGCTAGGATATATCTTTTAAAACAACGAAGACTGTTAACAGTGTGGCCTCTAGTAGAGCTGATCAAAAtacaaaaagccattttcatgCACAGTGGCaaagttgttttcatttcaatgtgtttgaaacaaacccacttttcttcatttttgttcGAATGTTTAATCCAAAAcagttatttattttgtttgccaAAATCCACTTTTTCAGCAAACCAGTATTTTTGCTCTGCGTTTTGGAAATGATCAAatagtattaaaatatttatttttggcaaacaaacaaaaaggtcgACAACTGTGCATGAAAAATCTCACTGttggaaaaaaaagctttttattgAAAAAACCATTGAAACATTTCGACCAGCTCTCATCTCCAGTGTTTCAAGAACAAGAATCCACCATTCAAACAGCTTTGCACAGTCAGGAGTGTTTACAGAGATATGCCCACTGTTGCACCCCCATTCCAGCTATTGTAACACCCTCCCTCTAGGGTTCAGCTGGGTAAGCAGATGGCACGGGCAGTGCTGGTTGGAAAAAGTGGGTCCCCCCACCATGGCAAACTGATgaaaatgcgggggggggggaataattttcactgaaattttctaCAGAAAGTTACACTTTTAGGCAAAAagttgaaaaccaaaatatttcagttcaacGTAATGCTGCCATGAGGCCACATGGTACCCTGGTAGGATTACattgaactgaaatatttcatgacATGAAACAACATATAACATGGTGCATTTTTCTCAGGAGGCTTGGTGGTTTCTTGATCTGACTGCatctcccacagtgcaccacagtCTCTCCTCAAGGTGAGGGGAGCCAGCTGTATCGTGGGTGTCTCTGactatggtgcatcatgggagatgtagtccagccaaccagaatgaggagagtccctccccagagcagaatggggacatgagacaCCTGGACCACAGCTCCCTTGCAGCATCCCAGCAGGCTCTACAGATTGAAATGTTTTTGGTTTagtgcaaatattttgtttttcagacattgGGGGTGGtggtaaaaaaaacaacaaaaagaacttTCCGCAGAAAACAGCCAATTTGTGAAAAATCTGAAGTCAGTCACATTCTGCCCCATTAAGTAACTCTGGGAGGCAAAGGGGATTTAAAATGGGTGTAAACAGCCCTTGAAAATTCCCCTGCACAAGGCATCTCCCTGGCTGTTGTGAAGGCTCGGCACGTGCTCTGCTCCTGGGCCTCTGGGGAGCAGAATGTTACAGCAGCCTCAAGGCTGCTCTGACTCACACCAGGTCAGCACAAAGCCTGCCGGTCGTTCGTCTGCTCTCGGATCACGCTGTCTGATTGAAGAGATTTGATGCACCTTACCCTACTGTACCCGTATCGTGTCCGAATCCCAGAGCTGTCGACACAGTGACATCACTGTAAACGGAACATTCATTAATCCCCAAATCTGCTCAAAGCTTGTAAGTGCAAAGGAGAAcgtaataataaaatatattttaaaaaatccctgagAGGTTTAGGTCTGTAAACAGTGTCCCTCCTATAGGGGCACATCCTATGGTCCATATGCACATCCAGCACTATACAGATCAGATTCAGAGCGATGTTCTAATCCACGTCCATCTCCTCGTCCTCTTGTTCTcccatctcttcctcttccatCTCCCCCACATCGCTGCTCTTGGGGTCATCCTGGGGCTCTGTCGGGAGCAGGGGACTGGCTCTTTGGCCATCCGCTGCTCTGTAGTGACCCCTAACAGCATCTCCCAATGGCAGCTGCAATGTGATGTTCACAGCAAGGCACGAAGCATGGTTGAAATCTACAATCCAAGCAGAAAGCCCCATGGCTGGGTTCAAGGGCCGAGTGCAGGGAAGTTTGTGCTGCCCATGCAGGCAGACGGATGAAGGCAAAAAGATTGAACAAGGAACCAAATTGGACAACCATGTCAGGCTATGAGCTGTCTCAGTGTAGACAAACACCTCATTGCCCCTCAAGCCCAACCTGCAGCTCCCGGCTATCCCAGGCCTTGGCTCCCTCCACCAGAGATTTGTCAATACTCCTCAatcccacctcacccccctgcGGTTATGGCCCGAGGTTACCCCGGACAACTCTTGATTCTCGTCACTCCTTCTGTGGCAGATACAGGATACACAGTGGGGCGGTAAGCGGGTTCCTTTGACACTCACTTGGAGTGATCTCTATGGAGATGGAGTTCATCTGTGAGGCTCCATCACAGCCATTATGCCAATTTTATAGAAATTGCACCCGTCCTAAAGTCTCATAAATGCTTATCAAATTTCTTGCACTGCACAGGCCACAGGGGAAGTATTTTACTCAATATTTTAAGCCATCAAAAAAGTGGGGGaggtgtggggtttggggttttttttttttttttctgccccaCTAGCCAGGTATCTCCATTCCCCAGGCAGCGATTTTCAGAGCTACCTAAGGGATCTGCATGCCCAGTTCATCATGAGCCATGAAATCCTCTTGAAAATGAACTTCCCAGTGCCCCCTGGCTGGGGGTCGTCTGCTGGGGCTGATCAGTGACCTCTGGAACTGGAAAGCAGTTGCCTCTAACAGAACTGATTAAGGGAGAGATACCCAGTTGGTCCCAGCAAAGGATTTGCCCCCcgcactgcagaggaaggctaaACACCCCCTAGCTCCCTGCCAATCTgatttggaggaaaattccttcccaaccccacatatggcaataactgagaccctgagcatgtgaccCAGCATTAGACCCAGCCACCCAAGCTCCTGAGAGAACGAAAGCTTGGTTCCACTCCAGAGAACTGGACCACCCCATCCAGTGTCCCACCTCCAGCCAGGGCTaactctgatgcttcagaggatggaaacaaacaacaaacaccGCCCCCAACCCAGAATACATggggcgcggggggagagaagtcccttcctgacccctgcaggtgaccagctgaagccctgaagcatgagacttGGGACTATAAGACATATGCCAGAAAAGACCCCAGAGTTGGCCAGTCCAAcccccaccatcacaagcaaccctgtcaTGCAAATCACACTCAAATGTGTCCAAAGCTATCTTAAAACTAATAAAGTTGTTTGTTCCACAACTCCTTTTGGAAGCTGATCCAGAACCTCCCTCCttggatggttagaaaccttctaatctCCAGCCTAAACTTCTTCTTGGCCACTTGAtcctcatttgttcttgtgcctaCATTGTCCTTTATGTAGAacagctcttcaccctccctggtgtcTACCCCCcgatgtatttatggagagccatcagatcccctctcagccttccttttgctagactaaaccagcccagctctccctttctcctctcaTAGGACAGACCCTCCATTCCAGATGAGGGCCCCCCAGTGCCATATACAATGTCATTAATgcttctctatctctactggaaaggCCTCAGCTGATACATCCTAGAGTCACATTTGCTTTCTTCATGggtcacatcacattggtggctccaTCATCCTGTAATCGACCAACTCATGAAGGTCtcgcccttcctctgtctcctccagctgATGAGCCCCCAGCATACAACAGAAATTCTTATGATTAGACCCTAAGTGCAGGATCTTGCACCcggtactattaaatttcatctttttCTGTTACTCCAGtctacaaggtcatccagatcttcctgtgtaAGATTCCAACCCTCCTCTGTACTGACCACGTTTCCCAGCTTTTTATTAAGTTTTAAGTAAGTTTAAGTAAGTTTTGTTATCACTCTCCTACTTTTCGTGTTAACACCATTAGTAAAGAGATTAATGAAGATGgatcccaaaaccgatccttgaagAACTCCATTAGGAACCTCCCTCTGGTCCCATAGTTCATCTTTCAGCCTTCTCCCCTTCAGTCGGTTCCTCACCCACCTTACAATTCTTGTGCTGATCCCCACCTTCCTTAATTTAGCTAATTATTTCCCATGTGGTaccatatcaaatgctttactgaagtccaagtatattagatctgctgcatttcccttGTCTAAACAATCAGTTCTCGTCTCAAAGACGGAACTCGGGTTAGTCTGGCCCCAGCTACCTTTGGTTACATCCCCCTTGCCATTTACCTCCATGAATTTCATCATCCTTCCCTCACAGCGTGTTCTACAGCCCCTTGCCTACTACTCAGCTAGGCTTCGATGAATGGGTCTGGAGTCGCCTGGATCACTTTTTTATCTGACACTAGGTGGGGAAGAAGAGCCTCACCAGCTCTATAAAACCAGCTGGGGGAAGGCTGGGAGCAACAGGTATCAGAATAAGCTAGACCCGGGCTTCTCAAACTTTTGGTTTTGCTGGCCCCACTTTGAAAGTATTTCAGGCTATGACAACCCCCGACCCCCAAACAGTCATAGCAAGTTACTGTACGGACTCATAGAAACATAcacacggtattgccacccttacttctgggctgctatGGGTGGGGCACTgacctcagagctgggcagctggagaggggcagctgttgtagccctcttcccctcctgcccccgtcCCCTGAGAATATTTTTGTGATCTCTTGACCCCCCCCTCACTGCACCATAGctttgcaacccccttttgggtcaggactcccagttgGACAAATGCCGAGCGAGACAATCTCAAACCATGAACTAGTTCCCAGGCAACCCCTGCGAGATGCTTGCTCTACCTTCGGTTCCTGACCCCTCCAGGAGCCGAGTGCATCTCCCCCAGCTTcaggcagagctcagagcagagtcagcagcagcagcccctccccggcGAGAGCTCCAAGCGAAGGCAGGGgcctggcagagagaggagagggacaCAGGCAGGTCAGAGGAGGGGTGGAAGGTGGATCCCACCTCAGGAGATTTAACAGAGAGAGGAAAGCGGGGCTGTGAGAGCACAgaacagagacaccccccaggaaatccccccaccccagacaccaAGATCCCGGCCTGGGAGAGGGGTTCACTCCCCAACACTTACTCACGACAGCTGCAGCAAGAGGTCCCTGTGGGGCGGGAGGAGCTTCCACCCCGCTCCGGCTGGCTggatctggagagagagagagaacagggagaggagagtgtggtgagga
This genomic interval from Lepidochelys kempii isolate rLepKem1 unplaced genomic scaffold, rLepKem1.hap2 scaffold_54, whole genome shotgun sequence contains the following:
- the LOC140904648 gene encoding C-type lectin domain family 2 member D-like, coding for MMGPAPGPAGSEEPLQEWPVEGNGDLETGGEPDRRPNCRKCNYKTCTIVLTVALAIMFLVLIILLAVWRPQLLSADLGLPAGPTCPDGWIGYRGRCYYFSEAERNWTCSLTHCSALSASLAEINSEQEMAFLLCYKGRFDHCIGLRRDPGQLWKWANGTKFNNLFPIGGGGDCAYLNDLSAVSSWRCSSERPWICTKPDAFTQAQEAAVEGGS